The nucleotide window ATGGAGGAGGGAAACATTAAAGATGCTATTGAAGCGTACAAAACGGCAGTAGAATTTCTGCCGACATGGAAAACTCTAAACAAGCTTGGTGAGGCTCATTACGCCGATAAGAATTACTTAGATGCATTTAAAAGAAATTTCGAGGCAATGGCTTTAAATCCCGACATCGGAAAAGTGAAACATGACCTTGGGTTAATTGAATATCAGAATGGAAGGTTTGACCGATCAATTTATTTTTTTGAACAGGCGCTGCTTGATGAAGCATTGCCGGAAAAAGATTTAGCAATTCTTTATCTGGGTATGTGTAATTATGAATTAAATGAGTGGGGAAGAGCTCTTCACTATTATGAAATTTACAGTCAGTTCCATCCGGAAGATGAGGATATAAAATTTATTATGAATGATATTCGCAGGCAGATAAATTAAAGATGCAGAGCAAAATTAACTCTGCATCTTTAAGGAGAAATTATTTCACACGCCTTGCATGCATTTCCATGGTTTTCATTTCTTTACCATCCTGTTCCATGTACATTTCCATAAATTCATGATCGTCATCAATGTGTTTCATGATTTCCTTTACCCTCATCTCTTTTCCAGTTGGATCTGTAGATGTGCCTCGATAAGTAATTGTTCGAGTTGCTTCATCCATAGTCCCTTCAAGCATCATGATGCCTGTCCCGAAATTATCAATCCACGTTGAGAAGAATTTTTTCTTCGCATTATCGTAACCGGTAATTTCCATACCGTGGAAAGGCATACCTGTATATTCACCTTCAAATTTACCGAGGAAATATCTTCCATCCATAATAGCTTCGTACTTCATCTTGCCTTTAGATTCGGTAGGCGGCTGTGAAGGATCCATCCACATTTTCATTTCGGTATTCCACTCCCCCACCATTCCCGACATCATTTTGTGCATTGGACCGGGAGTCATAAATTCCTGCCAGGCTTTCATCATATCTTCATCTTGTGCGAATGAAAAACTGTTAAAGCCGACAAACAAAAACAGTGCTGCGAACAAAGAACGAGTTTTCATAAGAACCTCTCTTAGATTGTTAAAGTAATTATTTGATTAGACACGCTGAACTAAATTAGAATGAATTTTGAAATAATTCAAGAAGAAAATGACACGATAAAATAATCTCTATCAAACAACTAAGTTGCTGCATAACGGCGAACTTCACGAACAATCCGATCTTTTAAAATATCCTTCTCTATCTCCAAATTATATTTTAGTTGCAAGTTCAGCCAAAATCTTTCCGATAAACCAAAGTAGTGGGATAACCGGAGTGCTGTCTCCGCTGTAATAGTTCTTTTGCCAAGAACAATTTCATTAATCCTGGTTGGGGTAACATTTAAATCCTTTGCTAAACGATACTGACTTATCCCCATTGGAATAAGAAATTCTTCTAACAAAATTTCTCCAGGATGAACAGGTGATATTTTCTTTTTAAGGCTCATGTTTTATCCTTTATGATAATCAATAATCTGAACTTGATGTGCGCTGTTTTCTTTCCATTGAAAAACAATCCGCCACTGTTCATTTATTCGAATACTATATTTCGCGGCTAATTCTCCTGATAGTTTTTCCAACCTGTTTCCAGGTGGAATTTTTAAATCACTTAACCTCTCGGCGGCATCAATTAAAAGTAACTTTTTATAAGCTGACCGATTTAGACTAATAGGAAATCCTTTCATAAAATTCCTATTGAATACAAGCTCAGTATTTTTATCTGCGAATGATTTAATCATTTATAAATTTTATAGATAATACTAATTAGAATCAAGATTATATTAAGTAAGATTTTTTAACTATCAAAATTATTTTCTCACTTTATTTCTTTACCCAAATACTTGCCTGTTATACTCTTTTTATTTTTAACTATTTGTTCGGGAGTTCCTTCTGCAATTATCTCCCCACCGCTTTCACCGCCGCCCGGACCAAGGTCTATTATCCAATCAGCTAATTTTATTACGTCAAGATTATGCTCAACTACCACAACTGTGTTACCTTTATCAACAAGCTTATTTAGTACTTTCATTAGAATGTTTACATCCTCAAAGTGAAGTCCGGTGGTTGGCTCATCAAGAATATAAAGAGTTTTGCCAGTGCTCACTTTACTTAGCTCGGTAGCAAGCTTTACCCGTTGCGCTTCGCCGCCGGAAAGTGTTGTAGCTTGCTGACCAAGTTTTATATATCCAAGTCCAACATCATGAATAGCTTTTATTTTTCTTTTGATCCTTGGAAGATCTTCGAAAAATTCGAGAGCCTCATCAATGCGCATTTCCAAAATATCTGAAATGGATTTTGTTTTATACAAAACTTCGAGAGTTTCGCGGTTGTATCTTTTACCGCGGCAAACGTCGCAGAGCACATAAACATCGGGTAGAAAATTCATTTCGATTTTTTTTAATCCATCACCGCTGCATTCTTCACACCTTCCGCCGGCTACATTAAAACTAAAACGACCTGTAGCGTAGCCTCTTATTTTAGATTCAGGCATTTGGGCAAAAAGGTCGCGGATGAAAGTAAACAAGCCCGTATAAGTGGCAGGATTCGAGCGCGGTGTTCTGCCAATTGGTGATTGATCAATCTCGATTACTTTATCAATATTTTCCAAGCCTTCAATTGAATGATAAGGAAGGGGTACCGTGCGGGATTTGTAAATCTTGTTCATTAATATTTTAACCAGCGTCTCATTAACTAATGAAGACTTGCCTGAACCGCTAACTCCGGTTACAATAGTTAATGTGCCAAGAGGAATTTTAAGATTAACATTTTTAAGATTATTACCGGAAGCTCCTTTAAGTTCAATATAATTTTTATTTCCTTTTCTTCGGTCAAGTGGAATAGAAATTTCTTTCCTGCCTTTAAGATAGTCAAGCGTCAAAGAATTTTTCCCGTTGGAAGAATTTAACAAAGTTTCTCTTTCCCCGGCAAGACAAACCTCCCCGCCATGCACACCTGCACCGGGACCAAGGTCAACAATGTAATCAGCACTTTCAATTGTTTCTCTATCGTGCTCAACAACAATAACAGTATTGCCAAGATCACGAAGATTCTTTAATGAATTTATCAATTTAATATTATCGCTTTGATGAAGCCCGATTGAAGGTTCATCAAGCACATATAAAACCCCCGAAAGTTGTGATCCAATTTGTGTTGCTAATCTAATCCGCTGACTTTCTCCGCCTGAAAGAGTACGTGCCGAACGATTGAGAGTTAGATAATCCAACCCAACATTTAAGAGAAAAAACAATCTCTCGGTAATTTCTTTGAAGATTGGTTTAGCAATTATCGCTTCACGCCCGTTTAAATCAAGTGAACTAAAAAATTCATGACATCGAGAAATAGAAAGGTTAGTTATCCCGGTAATATTCTTCCCATTAAAATGAACAGAAAGAGATTCCTTCCGAAGTCTTCCCCCTCCGCAAGTTGAACACGGAACAGTATTCATAAATGACTCAACCCAATCACGGATATTATTGGAGGTTGAAGTATTATAAAAATTTTTTAGATAATTAATTAATCCCGAAAAACTATGCAGATAAGTAACCGGCTTGCTATTTCCATAGTTGTAAGTAAAAGAAATTTTTTCTTTTGTGCCGTTGATAAGAATATCTTTTTGCTCAGTTGTTAAATTTTTAAGAGGGGTATCAAAATCAAACCCGAATTTTTCAGCAACAGATTTAAGTTGATTGAAAAACCAAATTGAACGAGGCTTTCCAAGTGCGGCTATCGCTTCTTCATTAATTGATTTATTCCAATCAGGAATTATTAGATTCATATCAGGCTCTTTTTTTCTCGCCAAGTCCTTCACAATCTTTGCACGAACCATAGGGGGAGTTAAATGAAAATGAATTTGGCGCAAGCTCCTGATAACTAATTCCGCAATCCAAACAAGCTAAGTGCTTGCTGAATATTGAATCCTTTTCACCGTCATTAATAATCACAACCCCATCCCCATAATTAAGTGCTACGTTAACAGACTCGGTTAATCTTTTCCTGGAGGATTCAGAAGCTGAAAGTTTATCAACAACAATTTCAATATTATGTATTTGATACCGATTAACATGAAAACCATCAATAATTTCATGGAATTTATCATCCACACGAACTTTAACAAAGCCATCAGAAGCAATCTGCTCGAACAGTTCCCGGTAATGACCTTTTCTTCCCCGAATCATCGGAGCGAGAACATAAATTTTTTTACCGCTATTAGCCACAATAATTGAATCAATAATTTGAGAAGAAGACTGCTTTGAAACAGGCTTACCACAATTATAACAATGTTGAACGCCAAGCCTTGCAAAAAGTAAACGCAAGTAGTCATAAATTTCTGTTACTGTTCCCACAGTGGAGCGAGGATTGCCGCTTGTAGATTTTTGTTCAATTGAAATTGCCGGGCTTAAGCCTTCAATTAAATCAACGTCCGGTTTTTCAAGCATGTCAAGAAATTGCCGGGCATAAGCCGAAAGCGATTCGATATATCTCCTCTGACCTTCAGCATAAATTGTATCGAAGGCAAGAGATGATTTGCCAGAGCCCGATAAACCAGTGACTACTGTAAATGAATCACGTGGAATATCAAGGTCAATATTTTTTAGGTTATGTTCGCGTGCACCGCGGATAATTATTGTATCTTTTTCCAATGAAGATTTATATTTTTTAATTCAATCAATTATATTAGGAATAGCAGTTCAGATAATCAAATATTTTTGTTATGCGTCAGTCAAGTCAATAATTATGAATAGTGTAATCGAAATCCGAACAATAGGTAAAACAGTAGAATTTGAATTCAAGGAAAAATCATCCGGATTTCTTGCAATATTATTTCCTATTCAGAGTGAAG belongs to Ignavibacteriales bacterium and includes:
- a CDS encoding type II toxin-antitoxin system RelE/ParE family toxin, with protein sequence MIKSFADKNTELVFNRNFMKGFPISLNRSAYKKLLLIDAAERLSDLKIPPGNRLEKLSGELAAKYSIRINEQWRIVFQWKENSAHQVQIIDYHKG
- a CDS encoding HigA family addiction module antidote protein, which produces MSLKKKISPVHPGEILLEEFLIPMGISQYRLAKDLNVTPTRINEIVLGKRTITAETALRLSHYFGLSERFWLNLQLKYNLEIEKDILKDRIVREVRRYAAT
- a CDS encoding DUF1579 domain-containing protein, whose protein sequence is MKTRSLFAALFLFVGFNSFSFAQDEDMMKAWQEFMTPGPMHKMMSGMVGEWNTEMKMWMDPSQPPTESKGKMKYEAIMDGRYFLGKFEGEYTGMPFHGMEITGYDNAKKKFFSTWIDNFGTGIMMLEGTMDEATRTITYRGTSTDPTGKEMRVKEIMKHIDDDHEFMEMYMEQDGKEMKTMEMHARRVK